The following are encoded together in the Myotis daubentonii chromosome Y, mMyoDau2.1, whole genome shotgun sequence genome:
- the LOC132225575 gene encoding melanoma antigen preferentially expressed in tumors-like, giving the protein MGMSLPAPRRLLELACQSLLRDEALAITALEWLPMELFPPLFITAFTGKHSRVLKAMVQAWPFRCLPLGALMNHQQSYQDILQAVLEGLDAMLAQDPRPRRCKLQVLNLQKRVHLEFWMVWAGTRAHVCSLLEPEALQPMRNRRKVHSLTARPNPPLAPVEVLIDLCLKKGVLDESLSYLIKKVSERRGLLHLCCKKLKVFPMSKQNTKILDMVQLVSVQDLEVNCTWKLSTLRKFAPYLGQMGNLCRFLLSHVFTSSHTTLEQEEQCVGLVTSQFLNLPHLQEVNLDDISILRGHLDEIFRCLKSPLETLSITNCLLFERDFRHLSQHLNVSQLKSLSFSGLNLTIISSRSLQFLLERASPTLQDLDLDECGIMDHQFLDILPALSHCSQLTTLSFCENPISMTVLEDLLRHVVGLSKLSCVIYAAPMESYEETSSNINLGRLAQMHVVLKHMLQELGRPGMVWLCAYPCPHCGCRTFHDPTPIL; this is encoded by the exons atggggatgagcctcccagctccacgcagactcctggaactggcatgtcagagcctgctgcgggatgaagccttggccatcactgctctggagtggcttcctatggagctcttcccacctcttttcatcacagccttcactgggaagcacagcagagtcctgaaggccatggtgcaggcttggcccttccgctgcctccctctgggggccctgatgaaccatcagcagtcttaccaggatatcttgcaggctgtgctcgagggactcgatgccatgcttgcccaggaccctcgacccag gagatgtaaactgcaggtgcttaatttacagaagagagttcatttggagttctggatggtgtgggcaggaaccagagcccatgtgtgctcactgctggagcctgaggccctgcagcccatgaggaataggaggaaagtGCACAGCTTAACGGCCAGGCCAAATCCACCCTTGGCCCCCGTGGAGGTGTTAATAGACCTTTGCCTCAAGAAAGGTGTCCTTGATGAGTCCCTCAGCTACCTGATTAAGAAAGTCAGCGAGAGGAGAGGTTTGCTGCACCTTTGCTGTAAGAAGCTGAAGGTTTTTCCGATGTCGAAGCAAAACACTAAAATCCTGGATATGGTGCAGCTGGTCTCTGTccaggatttggaggtaaactgtacctggaagctgtccactctgaggaagttcgctccttacctgggccagatgggcaatctgtgccggttcctgctctcccacgtcttcacgtcttctcacaccaccttggagcaggaggagcagtgtgTTGGTCTGGTCACCTCTCAATTCctcaacctgccccacctccaggaggtCAATTTGGATGATATCTCCATTctcagaggccacctggatgAGATCTTCAG gtgcctgaagagccccttggagaccctgtccatcactaactgcctgcttttcgaaagagactttagacatctctcccagcatctgaatgtcagccagctgaaaagcctgagtttcagtgggctcaacctgaccattatcagttctcggtcactccaatttcttttagagagagcctcccccactctccaggacctggacttggatgagtgtgggatcatggaccaccagttcctggacatcctgccagccctgagccactgctcccagctcACAACCCTAAGTTTCTGTGAAAACCCCATCTCCATGACCGTCCTGGAGGACCTGCTTCGCCACGTTGTCGGGCTGAGCAAGCTGAGTTGCGTGATTTATGCGGCGCCCATGGAGAGTTATGAGGAAACTAGCAGcaacatcaacctgggccgacttgcccagatgcatgttgtgctaaagcatatgctgcaggagttgggtcgtcctggcatggtctggctctgtgcttacccctgtcctcactgtggctgtagaaccttccatgacccaactcccattctgtga